The following coding sequences lie in one Xanthomonas hyacinthi genomic window:
- a CDS encoding TonB-dependent hemoglobin/transferrin/lactoferrin family receptor gives MIRTAPLTGALWLALAACAHAAPVAATDAVDAVDAASSATPRDFDRLQVTATRTQRAIVDVPSSVDVIDREQMDQELVYDLKDLLRYTPGVSVTGNSGRFSGIGGIRIRGLDGNRVLMLTDGIPVADTFSFGSYLNANRNFVDMETLKRVEIVRGPASALYGSDALGGVVAYVTKDPADYLAPGKNSYVGLKFGDESEWDGLFAGALVAFGGERWSGMAAVSHRQGQESETQGDNRSTGAARTAPNPLSSDGRSLLSKLVYAPSAHQRFKLTVEGNEDYSSIDALSNVTSSILSQRGRDHQTRARVSLTHEIDQLDTLLADDLQWQLYRQDSESLQRTDERRSNNTLRHMEHDFDQRLYGLQANLHKHVDQGRVVHDFSYGIDLSWSDTHEKRDGYAQNLTTGAISKTVGVETFPVRDFPVTETTKAGAYLQDEMRLADGRFSLIPGVRVDYYRLSPQVDAIFAADNPGVAAEKVTDSKVSPKLGAIWRIDNAWSLYANYAHGFRAPPYNDVNIGFTNLQFGYTAIANPDLKPETSKGAELGLRYTAAAGYVGLSGYYNDYRDFIESYSFVGYNADGLMLYQSRNVDHVVIKGVEAKAGVDFGALDARWAGWSLHSSAAYARGDNKTDAAPLNSIDPLRGVLGLAYERDRWGAQLVGSFVAKKKRPALATYYTPAGYATLDLLAHWNFTPGAKLNVGVFNLADRRYIDWNNLPSATLASSAVLDRYTGAGRNVSVSLALDW, from the coding sequence ATGATCCGTACCGCTCCGCTCACCGGCGCGCTGTGGCTGGCCCTGGCCGCCTGCGCGCATGCCGCACCCGTCGCCGCCACCGATGCCGTTGATGCCGTCGATGCAGCCAGTTCCGCCACGCCGCGCGATTTCGACCGCCTGCAGGTCACCGCCACGCGCACCCAGCGCGCCATCGTCGACGTCCCCAGCAGCGTCGATGTGATCGACCGCGAGCAGATGGACCAGGAGCTGGTCTACGACCTGAAGGACCTGCTGCGCTACACCCCCGGCGTCTCGGTCACCGGCAACAGCGGCCGCTTCAGCGGTATCGGCGGCATCCGCATCCGCGGCCTGGACGGCAACCGCGTGCTGATGCTGACCGACGGCATCCCGGTCGCGGACACCTTCAGCTTCGGCAGCTATCTCAACGCCAACCGCAACTTCGTCGACATGGAAACGCTGAAGCGGGTCGAGATCGTGCGCGGCCCGGCCAGCGCGCTGTACGGCTCGGATGCGCTCGGCGGCGTGGTCGCCTACGTGACCAAGGATCCGGCCGACTACCTGGCGCCGGGCAAGAACAGCTATGTGGGCCTGAAGTTCGGCGACGAGAGCGAATGGGACGGCCTGTTCGCCGGCGCGCTGGTCGCGTTCGGCGGCGAGCGCTGGAGCGGCATGGCCGCGGTCAGCCACCGCCAGGGCCAGGAAAGCGAGACCCAGGGCGACAACCGCAGCACCGGCGCGGCGCGCACCGCGCCCAATCCGCTCAGCAGCGACGGGCGCAGCCTGCTCAGCAAGCTGGTGTACGCGCCGAGCGCGCACCAGCGCTTCAAGCTGACCGTGGAAGGCAACGAGGACTACTCCAGCATCGATGCGCTGAGCAACGTCACCTCCAGCATCCTGTCGCAGCGCGGACGCGATCATCAGACCCGCGCCCGCGTGTCGCTGACCCACGAAATCGACCAGCTCGACACGCTGCTCGCCGACGACCTGCAGTGGCAGCTGTACCGGCAGGACAGCGAGAGCCTGCAACGCACCGACGAGCGCCGCAGCAACAACACCCTGCGGCACATGGAACACGACTTCGACCAGCGCCTGTACGGGCTGCAGGCGAATCTGCACAAGCACGTGGACCAGGGCCGCGTGGTCCACGATTTCAGCTACGGCATCGACCTGTCGTGGAGCGACACCCACGAAAAGCGCGATGGCTACGCGCAGAACCTGACGACCGGCGCGATCAGCAAGACGGTGGGCGTGGAGACGTTCCCGGTGCGCGATTTCCCGGTCACCGAGACCACCAAGGCCGGCGCCTACCTGCAGGACGAGATGCGCCTGGCCGACGGCCGCTTCAGCCTGATCCCGGGCGTGCGCGTGGACTACTACCGGCTGTCGCCGCAGGTCGATGCGATCTTCGCCGCCGACAACCCCGGCGTGGCCGCGGAGAAGGTCACCGACAGCAAGGTCTCGCCCAAGCTCGGCGCGATCTGGCGCATCGACAACGCCTGGTCGCTGTACGCCAATTACGCGCACGGCTTCCGCGCGCCGCCGTACAACGACGTCAACATCGGCTTCACCAACCTGCAGTTCGGCTACACCGCCATCGCCAATCCGGACCTGAAGCCGGAGACCAGCAAGGGCGCCGAGTTGGGCCTGCGCTATACCGCCGCGGCCGGGTATGTCGGGCTGAGCGGCTACTACAACGACTACCGCGACTTCATCGAGTCCTACAGCTTCGTCGGCTACAACGCCGACGGCCTGATGCTGTACCAGTCGCGCAACGTCGATCACGTGGTGATCAAGGGCGTGGAGGCCAAGGCCGGCGTCGATTTCGGCGCGCTGGACGCGCGCTGGGCCGGCTGGTCGCTGCATTCCAGCGCCGCCTATGCGCGCGGCGACAACAAGACCGACGCCGCGCCGCTGAACTCGATCGACCCGCTGCGCGGCGTGCTCGGCCTGGCCTACGAGCGCGACCGCTGGGGCGCGCAACTGGTCGGCAGCTTCGTGGCGAAGAAGAAGCGCCCGGCGCTGGCGACGTACTACACGCCGGCCGGCTACGCGACGCTGGACCTGCTCGCGCACTGGAACTTCACCCCCGGCGCCAAGCTCAACGTCGGCGTGTTCAACCTGGCCGATCGCCGCTACATCGACTGGAACAATCTGCCCAGCGCGACCCTGGCCAGCAGCGCGGTGCTCGACCGCTATACCGGCGCCGGGCGCAACGTCTCGGTCAGCCTGGCGCTGGACTGGTAG
- the hemP gene encoding hemin uptake protein HemP, with translation MTAQPVLLRHPETLSLRERALPRAVPVEETISSEALLKGRREVLIQHGDRVYRLRHTSNDKLILTK, from the coding sequence ATGACCGCTCAACCCGTCCTGTTGCGTCACCCCGAAACCCTGAGCCTGCGCGAGCGTGCGCTGCCGCGCGCGGTCCCGGTCGAAGAGACGATCAGCAGCGAAGCGCTGCTGAAGGGGCGCCGCGAAGTGCTGATCCAGCATGGCGATCGCGTGTATCGCCTGCGCCATACCAGCAACGACAAGCTGATCCTGACCAAGTAA